Below is a window of Sulfitobacter sp. BSw21498 DNA.
ATCCGCTATAAGGGTGAGTTCGTCTTCCGCAAAGAAGGCAAGAAGAAGTAAGGATAGCTCAGATGGCAAACAGCAAAAGACAACTGTTTCTGAAACGCCGCCTGCGCGTTCGGAACAAACTTCGCCGGGTCAACGCGGGGCGTCTTCGTCTCTCCGTTCACCGCTCGAACAAGAACATCAGCGCCCAGCTGATCGACGACGTAAACGGGGTCACACTGGCCTCCGCGTCCTCGATGGAAAAAGACCTGGGTGTTGTTGGCAAAAACAACATCGACGCAGCGACCAAGGTTGGTTCGGCAATCGCCGAGCGTGCTCAAAAGGCCGGTGTGAAGGAAGCATATTTTGACCGTGGTGGTTTCCTGTTCCACGGCAAAATCAAAGCTTTGGCCGATGCAGCCCGCGAAGCCGGTCTGAAAATCTAAGCCAACGTAGGCGGCACGGTTCACGTGCCGCCTCGATGATCCGGGGGCTTGGCCCACTTGGATTGACATTATGACGCGCGCAAGCGCAGCACCAAAAGGATGATGCCGCATGGCAAGAGATGACAACCGGGGTGGCAACCGCCGCAACCAACGCGACGAGACACCCGAATTCGCCGACCGCCTAGTGGCGATCAACCGCGTTTCCAAAACCGTTAAGGGTGGTAAGCGCTTTGGCTTCGCTGCACTTGTCGTTGTTGGCGACCAAAAGGGCCGTGTAGGCTTCGGCAAAGGTAAAGCGAAAGAGGTTCCAGAAGCCATTCGCAAAGCCACCGAGCAAGCCAAGCGCCAAATGATTCGCGTTCAACTGCGCGAAGGCCGTACATTGCACCACGACATGGAAGGCCGTCACGGCGCCGGTCGCGTTGTAATGCGGACAGCACCAGAAGGTACCGGGATCATCGC
It encodes the following:
- the rplR gene encoding 50S ribosomal protein L18, which gives rise to MANSKRQLFLKRRLRVRNKLRRVNAGRLRLSVHRSNKNISAQLIDDVNGVTLASASSMEKDLGVVGKNNIDAATKVGSAIAERAQKAGVKEAYFDRGGFLFHGKIKALADAAREAGLKI
- the rpsE gene encoding 30S ribosomal protein S5 produces the protein MARDDNRGGNRRNQRDETPEFADRLVAINRVSKTVKGGKRFGFAALVVVGDQKGRVGFGKGKAKEVPEAIRKATEQAKRQMIRVQLREGRTLHHDMEGRHGAGRVVMRTAPEGTGIIAGGPMRAVFEMLGIKDVVSKSIGTQNPYNMIRATMDGLKKESSPRAVAQRRGKKVADILPKREDNVESSAQVAEEA